The Kribbella shirazensis genomic interval GTACGTCGGACAGATGGATGCCGGCCACCGCCACCGTCCCACCAGCTCTGACCGCTTCCAGCGCGAACGGGACCACATCACCGGCCGGCGCGAACACAATCGCCGAGTCCAGCCCCACCGGCGGCCGCTCCGCGGTCTCGCCCACGAACACGGCGCCCAACTCACGGGCGAGCGCCCGGTTCCGCTCGCCGCGGGTCATCACGTACAGCTCGGCGCCCTGGGCAGCGGCCAACTGGGCGGTGAGATGGGCGCTCGACCCGAACCCGTAGATCCCGAGCCGGCCGCCCGGCGGCAGGTTCGCGCGGAGCAGTGCGCGATAGCCGATGATCCCGGCACACAGGAACGGAACGAGCTCCGCGGCGAGGCGATCCGTCGGCAACGCGTAGGCATAGTCCTGCGGCACCACGGCGTACTCCGCGAATCCCCCGTCGGCGTCCCACCCGGTGTACGTCGAGCGCGGGCAGAGGTTCTCGGACCCGCGACGGCAGAACTCGCACACGCCGCAGGTCCCGCGCAACCAGGCGATCCCGACCCGGTCCCCGACCGCGAACCGCCCCGCCGCCGTACCGCGACCGACCACGGCGCCGACCACCTGATGCCCCGGCACGACGCCCGGCCGCTTCGGAGTCAGGTCCCCCTCGGCCAGATGCAGGTCTGTGCGGCAGATCCCGCACGCCTCGACCTTCACGAGTACTTCGCCGGCGCCGGGCTCCGGGACGGTACGGCGTACGCGCCGCAGCGGACCGTCGTCGATCGGCCCTGGAGGATCCACTGCCCACGCCTGCATCTGGTCCATGCTCCATCATGCGACGCGCTGGAGTGCCTTCTCCCGGCGCTCGGCGACCTTGGACCCGGACTCGCGGCGGGCCATCCGGCGCAGTACGACGGGAGCGAGCAGCAGGCCCGCGACCGCCCAGAGACCGAGCATCGCGGCGGTCTCGAGATTCCGCCAGGACTCACCGACCTCGACCACCACTGTTTCCGCGGGCAGCAGCGCGGACCGCATGCCCAGACCCATCCAGTAGACCGGTGTGAGTTGCCCGATCCACTGCAGCCAGTCGGGTAGGGCGGTGATCGGGTAGAAGATGCCGGAGATCGCGATCAGTCCGAGCATCGGCAGCTGGATCAGTCCCTGGGAGCGCGCGGTGGTGAAGACCGAGCCGAGGATCGCGCCGATCGGCAGCGTCGCGAGCAGCCCGAGCAGCAGTACCCACACGAGCGTCAGCCAGTGCGCCGATCCGAGGGCGATGCCGTCGACGAGGAACAGGCCCGGGACCACCAGGATCGTCAGGTCGACGAGCAGGCCGCCCGCGACCGACACGACCTTTCCGACGAGGTAGCCGACCATGCCGTTCGGCAAGGACTTGGCACGGAGCAAGGTGCCGTCCTCGCGGTCGGCCGTGAGCTGCTGACTCATGCTGACCATGCCCATCGCGGCGTTCATCCCGAGGATGCTGGGCAGCGCGAGCGCGCCGAGCAGGAACCCGGTGGAGCCGAAGTCGCGATGCCGCAGGAAGAACAGCGCGACCAGCATCAGCACCGGCCAGAGGAAGTGACTGACCAGCTCGGGACCGTTGGTGAAGGACTGCCGCAGCTCGATCAGTCCCCGCCGCCAGCCCGCCCTCACGACTGGTCCCGTTCGCGTGCGTGTTCGCGGACGAGTGTGAGATAGGCGTCCTCGAGGGAGGCGCGGCGTACTTCGAGGTCGCCGAGCGCGTCGCCGTACGTCGAGAACAGGCCGCGAACGAGCGCGGTCGAGTCGGTCGTCGACCGGCGGAACGGCTCCCCGTCGACCGTCCAGCGCACGTCGTCCTCCCCCGCGATCAGCCGGGTGAGCTGCGCGGTGCTGCCGGACGCGATGATGCGTCCCGCGGCGAGGACGAGAATGCGGTGCGCGAGTTTGCTCGCCTCATCGAGGTCGTGGGTGGTCAGCAGGATCGTGGTGCCGAGGTCGTCCGCGAGCCGGCGTACCAGGTCGTGGAACTCGTACCGCGCTTCGGGATCGAACCCGACGGTCGGCTCGTCGAGGAACAGTACGTCGGGGCGGCCAACGATTCCGATCGCGACATCGAGCCGGCGACGCTGCCCGCCGGACAGCGTCTTGATCTTCTGCCCGGCGGCCGCGGTCAGACCGACCACGTCGAGCAGTTCGCCGGTCGGCCACGGGCGTCGGGTCGTCGGCGTGGAGTACGGCGCGTAGTACGTGCCGAGGTGCTGGAGGAGTTCGTGGACGCGCCAGTTGCCGTGGTCGCGCCAGGACTGCAGCACGATGCCGATCCGGGAGCGCCAGCGCTCGTCGGCCGCGGCCGGGTCGACGCCTAGGACCTCGACCCGGCCCGCCGAGCGGAGCCGGAAGCCTTCGAGGATCTCGATCGTCGTGCTCTTGCCGGCACCGTTCGGGCCGAGCAGTGCCAGTACCTCGCCGGGGCGCGCGTCGAACGTCACGTCGTGCAGGACATCGGTCTCGCCGTACCGCATCCGGAGCCCGTCAACTGTCAGAACCATGCCGGCGAAGCTACGTTGCGTTCACTCGACCGGCAATCGTCACGCAGTACTGCATGGTCGTTAATTGCCTTAAAACATGGCATTCTGTGCAATGAGGATGCGAGAGAACGCAACTCGTTGCAATGAGCTGACAGTAAACGCGCGGAGGTCGTCGATGCCCGGAGGCAGGCTGAGTCACCAGGACCGGCTCGACATCGCGGCCGGGCTGGAGGCCGGTCTCGGGTACGCCGAGATCGCGCGGCAACTGCAACGCCCGACATCGACGATCACCCGGGAAGTCGCGCGGAACGGCGGCGCGTCCGGCTACCGGGCCGATCACGCGCACTACGCGACCGCGTCCCGCGCGCGGCGCCGGCGACCGGTCTCGCCCGCGGACGGTGTCCGGGCGCTCGATGCGCAGCGGGAGTACGTCGAGCGGTTCGCGGCGATGATGGTCGAGGGCGGCCTGCCGCGGATGGCGTCGCGGGTCCTCGCACTGCTCTACACCTCGGACTCCCGCACCCTCACCGCGGCCGACCTCGTGCAGGAGCTGCGGGTCAGCCCGGCCTCGATCTCCAAGGCGATCGGGTACCTCGAGCGGGTCGGCATGGTGCACCGCGAGCCCGACCCGATCCGCCGCCTCCAGCACTACGTGATCGCCGACGACGTCTGGCTGAAGGCGTGGGAGGTAAGCGCGCGGACCAACGACAGCTGGGCGGACCTCGCGGCCGAGGGGGTCGAGCTGGTCGGCCGTGACACACCTGCGGGCGAGCGGCTCATGCACATGGCGGACTTCTTCCACCGGCTCAGTGAGGACATGTCCGGCGGCGCCGGGTTCCAGGATTGCCTAGCAGTGCTCGCGGTCCTCTGGCAGGCGGATCGGCGGCTCGACGCGAACGAGCTCGCAGCTGCGCTGCACTGGCCGGTCGAGCGGGTGACCGATGCGCTGGACTACGCGGTGAAGAACTCGTCAGGTCAGGATGGTGCGGAGCAGGCGGCGAGTCAGGGTGCCGTCGGCGAGGCCTAGTTCGACGAGGTCGTCGAAGACGCGCTGGTCGGCGGCGGCCGCGCGGATGCCGGCGTCGAGGATCCGTTCGGAGCGGCTGAGCTGGGCGACGAGTGCGGTGTCGCGAAGGTGCCTCGACAGCAGGCGGGACGTGCGGCGACGGTACGGCGTACCGGCGTCCGAGGAACCCGCTCGGAGGGCGTCGGCGATCGCGCGGCCGGCGAGGAGACCGGTCGCGACCGCGTAGTAGATGCCTTCGCCGGTCATCGGATTGATCAGCCCGGCCGCGTCCCCGGCGAGCAGCACCGGGCCGCGCGCCGGGCGCCACGACCAGCCGGCGAGCGGCAGGTGGTGGCCCCACCACGACTCGCCGCCGTCGGTCGCGCCTGGGAGCAGTACTTCGAGGTTCTTCAGCAGGAAGTCTCGCGTGGGGCGGGTCCCGGCGAGCAGTTCGCCGTACCCGACGTTCGACCAGCCGTCGCCGCGGTCGAAGGACCAGGCGTACGACGGTTGCCGGCCAGGGCCGTACGCGATCACCTGACTCGCCGCCCGCGCGGGCGGGGTCGGCGCGTAGCCGCGGATCGCGAGCGCGACCGGACCGGGTTTCGTGCCGAGCTCCCGCCGTACGACGGAATGCGCGCCGTCCGCGCCGACGACGAAGCGCGCGTCCAGATCGTCCACCGCGATCGACCCGGGCCGGATCGCGAGGCTGCGGACCCGGCGGCGGATGAACTGCGCGCCCGCGGCCTGCGCCGCCTCGACGAGCCGATGGTCGAAGACGGTCCGCGGAACCACCCACGTCGGCCGGGACATCTGCCGGTCCACACCGACCTCACCACGGTTGAGCACGAAGCGCCGTACCGGCGTCCAGTCGTCGAGGATCCCGGTGACACCGACACCGGCGAGCAGATCGAGAACGTGCGGCGCGATGCCGTCCCCACATGCCTTGTCCCGCGGGAACTCGTGCCGATCCAGCAGCAGCACCGACAAACCCGGATCCGCCGCCAACACCCCCAACGCCGCCGAAGCCCCCGCCGGCCCGGCACCGACCACAATCACATCCCACATCCCACCCAGTCTCGCAGCTCCAGGTAGCGCGTGCGCGACCCTGTGGCGGGCCTTCAGCGCACTGTGCTCGCGCGCTGGGATCCCTAGCGTCAGCAGGGACTCCGAGGAGGACCGATGAAACTACTTCTGGTGCTGGCGCTGCTGGGCGCGCCAGTGACTGTGCCGGCCGAGCGGCCACCGATCGAATGGCATCAATGTCGGCTCGACCCGGCCGACGCCGAGGGCGCGGCGCTCGATCAGGCCGGCGCCGAGTGCGGCGAACTGCAGGTGCCCCTCGACTACGGGCAGCCCGACGGGCCGAAGATCACGCTGGCCCTGTCGCGCCTCAAGGCGACGGGCGACCGGATCGGCGCGATGGTGCTGAACGACGGCGGGCCGGGCGGACCCGGGCTGAGCATGCCGTTGCGGTTGCGGCCGGCGATGCGGGAAGCGGGCACGCGGTACGACCTGATCGGACTGGACCCACGGTTCGTAGGACGCAGTACGCCGATCGACTGCAAGCTCCCGTTCTCCGGATGGCCGTGGGCCGGCGGGGCCGACCGATCGACGTTCGAGCGGGTGGAGCTGCAGGTGGCGGACATCGCGGCGCGGTGCGCGGCGAACGCGGGGCGGTATCTGCCGTTCGTGAACACGCGGAACACGGCGCGAGACATCGACCAGGTCCGGATCGCGCTGGGCGAGCGAAAGATCTCGTACCTCGGGTACTCGTACGGCACCTACCTCGGGTCGGTCTACCTGCAGATGTTCCCGGGCCGGACCGATCGGGTCGTCCTCGACGGTCCGCTCGACCCGGAGCAGTACGGTGCGCGCCTGTTGCGCACGGCCGGCCCGGCGAACGAGGCGGCGCTGCGGGGCTGGGCCGCGTGGGCAGCCGCCCGCGACTCGACGTACCACCTGGGGCGCACGTCCGCACAGGTGATGGCATCGGTGGACCGGGTACTGCGGGTCGCGGCGAGCCGGGGGCTGCGGATCGGGAAGCACCGGCTCGACGACGGGACGGTACCGGTGGTCCTGATGGTCCCGTTGGCCGACGACCGGGATGCGGCGCGGGCGACGTACGCCGGATTCGTGAGGACGCTGCTCGCCGCGACGTACGGATCGGTGGAACCGGGGCCGGAGCTGGGCGGCCTCCTCGACGCGTTGCTGACGCCTGCGTCGTCACAGCTGACCAGCGGCCAGATCGCGATCGTGTGCGGGGATCGTGCGGTGCCTCGCGATCGGCAGGTGTACTGGCGGGACATCCAGGCGCATCGACGTACTGAACCGCACTTCGCGTCGCTGACGCGGATGATCTCACCGTGCGCATACTGGCCGGTGCGCCCTCAGGAGCCGCCGACGCAGGTGGCCAACGCGGAGCCGGCACTGATCGTTGCCGCCGACGGAGATCCCCGCACGATCTACCCCAACGCGGCCGCTCTCCGGCAGCACCTGACCGCGGCACGCCTGATCACGGTCCGGAACGCCCGCAAGCACGGAATCTTCGGCGAGTACGGCAACGACTGCGCCGACCGAACGGTGATTGCCTACCTTCTCGACGGACAACTTCCCGCGGATCAAACCTGCTGAAGCGGGTGGTGCCGACCGACAGGAGGTACGCCGGGCCTGTTCAGGTGCCGGGGCGGCGGCCTGGTTTGTTGGGGCGGCGGGCTGGGCGGCGCGGGCGGGAGGTGGGGGTGGGGATGCCGGTCGGGGTGACGGGGCGGGCCTCGTCCAGGTCGACGATCTTGGGGGGTGGGGGGACGAAGAGCGGGATGGTTTCTTCTTCGGCGGCGGGTGCCGGCGGAGGTGGTGGCGGGGGCTCGGCGCGGGCGGCGGATTCTTTGCTCACCCGGGGTGTGGCCGGCCGGGGGCGGACGGCGGGAGCGGCGAGCGGGTGGGATGGGCGGCGGTGCGGGAGCTGGGTGCGCAACTCGATGCCGAGCGCATCGATCAGTTTGCGGCAGGCAACGATCGAGACGGCGACCGCGAACACCGAGCAGGCCGCGAACAGCACCGACTGACCGCCGGCCGACCAGTTCGACGGGTCGGTCCGGATCATCGCGGCGATCATCGCGACCACGATCGCGTTTGTGATGCCGAGGGCAACGGCCAGCCCCACGGTGCGGAGCAGGACCCGCCGCTCCAGCCCGACGTCGTCGGCCGCTGCGACCAGACCGGCGATCAACCCGGCCAGCACCGGCACCGTATAGACGAGCGCGAGCGTGAGGCCTGGGCTGGCAACCAGGTAGAAGATGTCGAACACCACCGCCGTACCGGTCAGCGCGGCGGCGAAACACACCACCATCGGCGGATACGCGCGCACCACCGAGACCGCGTCCGCAGGCACGGTCTTGAACATCCGCAACGCCAACAGCAACAACTCATCCCCTCGTCCTCCCCCATTGTGCAGGTACCCAGCACCCTGAGTGAGATGCCCCACCGAGCGAGTCTTCTCGCCGCAGGGCGCGGTGGATCGGACAGGCTTTGAGTGGACGAGGGTGTGCAGGCGGTGCGCCGGTCCGTCGCAGTTCTGTCTGGCGGCGGACCGGCGGCACCTGGCGCCTCCACTACGACCAAGGCACGCCGGCAGCGGCGGATCAGGCCGCCGGCTGCATCGGCGTCAGTTTCTCGCGGAGATCGTCGAGGATCCGGCGAAGTACCCGGGAGACCTGCATCTGGCTGACGCCGATGTCGTTGCCGATCTCCGACTGGGTCCAGCCTTCGACGAACCGCAGTTGCAGGATCCGGCGGTCCCGCTCGCCCAGGTCGGCGAGCACCGGCTCCAGCATCTCGACCGTCTCCAGCTGATCGATGCTCGCGTCATCGTCATCCGCGACCACGTCCGCCAGCGTCAGCTCGGCGTCCGCCTCCGCCGGACGGTCGAGCGACAGCACGTTGAAGCAGCCTTTCGCCGCCAGTGCCTGCTCGACCTCGGTCACCTCGACGTCGAGATGTTCCGCGAGTTCGGCCGGAGTCGGTTCCCGGTTGAGTTGCTGCTCCAGTTCGGGCAGCTTGTTCGCGATCGTTCCTTGCATCTCCTGCAGCCGGCGTGGAATCCGTACGGTCCAGGCGCAGTCGCGGAAGTACCGCTTGACCTCGCCGCGGATCGTGGGAATCGCAAACCCGATGAACGGTGTGTCCGCTTCCAGCCGATAGTGATGGGCCGCTTTCACCAGCCCCAGATACGCCACCTGCTCCAGGTCGTCGGCCTCGGCGCCCCGGCCGCGAAAGCGGCGCGCGATACCTTTGGCCATCTCCAGATTGAGTTCGACGACCTGTTCGAGTAGTTCCTGCCGCTCGACTTCGTCGGTGCTCGCCGCCCGGCGTTCCATCAGCTCCCGGGTGGCTGCTTCACGGGCGGCCCGATCGGTCGGGGCGCCGCTCCGGGCCGAAGCCCGCTCCATGATGCTCGTGACCATTGGTATGACCTCGCGACTGTCTCGTCACGGCGTGGCACTTCGCTGAACCACGGTCATGCCTGCACTGGGTCTCGTACCCAGCCGGCCGGATCTTATGCATGCCGATTCCCCGGAAATCCGTCACCGACGGCGACCGGATCCGAGCATCGAACGCTCGTTTGACGGGCTCGCGATCACAGGAGGTAAGGGTGCGGACACGGGACCCAAAAGTGTGTACGATGCAGATGCAAGGCCAGATGCACGTGCATATGCCAAGTACGTATGGAAGGTGCAGCCGATGACAGAGATCTACAACGGCATGCCTGGTGACTCGAATACTGAGCTGAGCTGGCGCAAGAGCCAGCGCAGCGGCCCACAGGGCAACTGTGTCGAGGTAGCGAAACTGCCGGACGGCGGCGTCGCGGTGCGCAACTCGCGCTTCGCCGGCGGACCGGCGTTGGTGTTCACGAAGGCCGAGATCGAGGCATTCCTCGGCGGCGTTCAGGATGGCGAGTTCAACTACCTCGTCTGAGCACTACCTAGCAGTTCACAAGCGACACCAGAAGCAAGGGCCCCTTCGCCAGGCGAGTGACGAAGGGGCCCTTTCTTGTGCCTCGGGACCAGCGGCACGACGGCCACGCGGGACCGGTCCGCGCAGACGATCAGCGCCGGCGGGTCGACGTACAAAACCGCCAGGGCCGACTCTCCGGCGAGAGTCGGCCCTGGCGTGCCTGAGGGGCGGGTGAGGACTATTGGACGGTGAGCGGCCAGAGTTGCTCGCTAGGGAGCTCCGAGGCCTTGCCGGTCGCCGCATTGTCAACGGTGATTCGCAATCCGGTGAACTTCGGCGTCATCACCCGCTGGTACCGCGACGCGCGATCCGGCTCGGCGACGTACTCGGCGATCAGGTGGTCGCCCAGCCAGATCCGCACCATCTTCCGTCCTCCTGTTGCTCTGTCGGTGGTCATGGGGCCAAGCTCACGATCGGGTCGCCGTCGAGTTGACGGACGCCGCGCAGCCAGCCCTCGAAGGCCCAGCGCTGCTGCTCGGGGCAACGCGCGACCAGATCCTGGATCTCCCGCTCCGTCAGCTCCTCGGGCGCACGGCCACCCACAACGT includes:
- a CDS encoding zinc-dependent alcohol dehydrogenase family protein, which codes for MDQMQAWAVDPPGPIDDGPLRRVRRTVPEPGAGEVLVKVEACGICRTDLHLAEGDLTPKRPGVVPGHQVVGAVVGRGTAAGRFAVGDRVGIAWLRGTCGVCEFCRRGSENLCPRSTYTGWDADGGFAEYAVVPQDYAYALPTDRLAAELVPFLCAGIIGYRALLRANLPPGGRLGIYGFGSSAHLTAQLAAAQGAELYVMTRGERNRALARELGAVFVGETAERPPVGLDSAIVFAPAGDVVPFALEAVRAGGTVAVAGIHLSDVPVLNYERHLFHERDLRSVTSNTRRDGEELFRLVARLPVAAHTTVVSFDAVDRALADVAHGRAIGSLVATVT
- a CDS encoding ABC transporter permease, which gives rise to MRAGWRRGLIELRQSFTNGPELVSHFLWPVLMLVALFFLRHRDFGSTGFLLGALALPSILGMNAAMGMVSMSQQLTADREDGTLLRAKSLPNGMVGYLVGKVVSVAGGLLVDLTILVVPGLFLVDGIALGSAHWLTLVWVLLLGLLATLPIGAILGSVFTTARSQGLIQLPMLGLIAISGIFYPITALPDWLQWIGQLTPVYWMGLGMRSALLPAETVVVEVGESWRNLETAAMLGLWAVAGLLLAPVVLRRMARRESGSKVAERREKALQRVA
- a CDS encoding ABC transporter ATP-binding protein, which gives rise to MVLTVDGLRMRYGETDVLHDVTFDARPGEVLALLGPNGAGKSTTIEILEGFRLRSAGRVEVLGVDPAAADERWRSRIGIVLQSWRDHGNWRVHELLQHLGTYYAPYSTPTTRRPWPTGELLDVVGLTAAAGQKIKTLSGGQRRRLDVAIGIVGRPDVLFLDEPTVGFDPEARYEFHDLVRRLADDLGTTILLTTHDLDEASKLAHRILVLAAGRIIASGSTAQLTRLIAGEDDVRWTVDGEPFRRSTTDSTALVRGLFSTYGDALGDLEVRRASLEDAYLTLVREHARERDQS
- a CDS encoding GbsR/MarR family transcriptional regulator, which codes for MPGGRLSHQDRLDIAAGLEAGLGYAEIARQLQRPTSTITREVARNGGASGYRADHAHYATASRARRRRPVSPADGVRALDAQREYVERFAAMMVEGGLPRMASRVLALLYTSDSRTLTAADLVQELRVSPASISKAIGYLERVGMVHREPDPIRRLQHYVIADDVWLKAWEVSARTNDSWADLAAEGVELVGRDTPAGERLMHMADFFHRLSEDMSGGAGFQDCLAVLAVLWQADRRLDANELAAALHWPVERVTDALDYAVKNSSGQDGAEQAASQGAVGEA
- a CDS encoding NAD(P)/FAD-dependent oxidoreductase, producing the protein MWDVIVVGAGPAGASAALGVLAADPGLSVLLLDRHEFPRDKACGDGIAPHVLDLLAGVGVTGILDDWTPVRRFVLNRGEVGVDRQMSRPTWVVPRTVFDHRLVEAAQAAGAQFIRRRVRSLAIRPGSIAVDDLDARFVVGADGAHSVVRRELGTKPGPVALAIRGYAPTPPARAASQVIAYGPGRQPSYAWSFDRGDGWSNVGYGELLAGTRPTRDFLLKNLEVLLPGATDGGESWWGHHLPLAGWSWRPARGPVLLAGDAAGLINPMTGEGIYYAVATGLLAGRAIADALRAGSSDAGTPYRRRTSRLLSRHLRDTALVAQLSRSERILDAGIRAAAADQRVFDDLVELGLADGTLTRRLLRTILT
- a CDS encoding alpha/beta hydrolase; translated protein: MKLLLVLALLGAPVTVPAERPPIEWHQCRLDPADAEGAALDQAGAECGELQVPLDYGQPDGPKITLALSRLKATGDRIGAMVLNDGGPGGPGLSMPLRLRPAMREAGTRYDLIGLDPRFVGRSTPIDCKLPFSGWPWAGGADRSTFERVELQVADIAARCAANAGRYLPFVNTRNTARDIDQVRIALGERKISYLGYSYGTYLGSVYLQMFPGRTDRVVLDGPLDPEQYGARLLRTAGPANEAALRGWAAWAAARDSTYHLGRTSAQVMASVDRVLRVAASRGLRIGKHRLDDGTVPVVLMVPLADDRDAARATYAGFVRTLLAATYGSVEPGPELGGLLDALLTPASSQLTSGQIAIVCGDRAVPRDRQVYWRDIQAHRRTEPHFASLTRMISPCAYWPVRPQEPPTQVANAEPALIVAADGDPRTIYPNAAALRQHLTAARLITVRNARKHGIFGEYGNDCADRTVIAYLLDGQLPADQTC
- a CDS encoding SigB/SigF/SigG family RNA polymerase sigma factor translates to MVTSIMERASARSGAPTDRAAREAATRELMERRAASTDEVERQELLEQVVELNLEMAKGIARRFRGRGAEADDLEQVAYLGLVKAAHHYRLEADTPFIGFAIPTIRGEVKRYFRDCAWTVRIPRRLQEMQGTIANKLPELEQQLNREPTPAELAEHLDVEVTEVEQALAAKGCFNVLSLDRPAEADAELTLADVVADDDDASIDQLETVEMLEPVLADLGERDRRILQLRFVEGWTQSEIGNDIGVSQMQVSRVLRRILDDLREKLTPMQPAA
- a CDS encoding DUF397 domain-containing protein, translated to MTEIYNGMPGDSNTELSWRKSQRSGPQGNCVEVAKLPDGGVAVRNSRFAGGPALVFTKAEIEAFLGGVQDGEFNYLV